A part of Candidatus Sysuiplasma acidicola genomic DNA contains:
- a CDS encoding DUF58 domain-containing protein → MFLSVIILIVMESDLRDAGGDFSSIQECDTGTTIVGEKLHLSYTFENAGRLLLVSLVQDFPEGFHNPAARRTFLLHRTRSVSISITMDEGGMFSIPRPRVFISDLFRISARSIDFGEVREITVLSGVARMRTELFRPKNYRMLPGNIASRYAGSGYEFHSIRQYDEGQPLHHVNWKTSARLDELWVNDFVSERSGTMLIILDVKMIDSDEDLTKRYAGRAAFAASSMAYSAIMERNSVGMIVLGERPFRVKPDYGIRQFQRISHLLASIGVSRHPSPAQIDKAAEVYGKAFAQHVVISPLADDETLDSVATLAMNFRDVWTIVPIIFERTSTRTGEDVARELLRLSQQNNAIRLSKVCRTITWDRSEALQSVIEIAGKAMTRGPR, encoded by the coding sequence ATGTTCCTGTCTGTCATTATCCTGATTGTCATGGAGAGCGACCTAAGAGATGCCGGCGGAGATTTCAGCAGCATACAGGAATGCGATACAGGCACGACCATTGTCGGTGAGAAGCTTCACCTCAGCTACACATTTGAAAACGCCGGAAGACTTCTGCTCGTTTCGCTGGTGCAGGATTTTCCTGAAGGTTTCCACAATCCAGCGGCTCGCCGCACGTTTCTTTTGCATAGAACGAGAAGCGTCAGCATTTCCATTACGATGGACGAAGGAGGAATGTTTTCGATCCCGCGGCCCCGCGTCTTCATATCAGACCTGTTCAGAATAAGCGCCAGGAGTATTGACTTCGGTGAAGTCAGAGAAATTACTGTCCTGAGCGGTGTTGCCAGGATGAGAACTGAACTGTTCAGACCAAAGAACTACAGAATGCTTCCGGGAAACATTGCTTCGAGATATGCCGGAAGCGGCTACGAGTTTCACTCAATACGCCAATATGACGAAGGACAGCCGCTGCATCATGTCAACTGGAAGACATCCGCTCGCCTCGATGAATTATGGGTGAATGATTTTGTCAGCGAACGCAGCGGCACGATGCTGATCATACTTGACGTAAAAATGATAGATTCGGACGAGGATTTGACGAAGCGCTATGCAGGACGTGCGGCATTCGCTGCATCTTCTATGGCGTATTCAGCAATAATGGAAAGAAATTCGGTTGGAATGATTGTTCTGGGCGAAAGACCGTTCAGGGTTAAGCCGGACTACGGCATAAGGCAGTTCCAGAGGATTTCCCACCTCCTGGCATCGATCGGCGTCTCCAGACATCCGTCTCCGGCTCAAATCGACAAGGCAGCTGAAGTGTACGGCAAGGCTTTTGCACAGCATGTTGTTATTTCACCGCTCGCCGATGACGAGACGCTTGACTCGGTAGCCACGTTGGCCATGAATTTCAGAGATGTGTGGACGATTGTACCCATCATATTCGAAAGAACGTCTACGCGCACCGGAGAGGATGTGGCGCGTGAGCTTCTCAGGCTCTCGCAGCAGAACAATGCAATACGGCTGTCGAAGGTGTGCAGAACAATCACTTGGGACAGGAGTGAAGCGTTGCAGAGCGTGATAGAAATTGCAGGAAAGGCGATGACAAGGGGGCCCAGATGA